From Pseudomonas sp. stari2, a single genomic window includes:
- the cobM gene encoding precorrin-4 C(11)-methyltransferase, translated as MTVYFIGAGPGDPELITVKGQRLIRSCPVIIYAGSLVPAAVLEGHSAETVVNSAELHLEQIIDLIKTAHTKGQDVARVHSGDPGLYGAIGEQIRYLRELQIPFEIIPGVTATAACAALLGAELTLPDISQSVILTRYADKTAMPAGEELGNLAQHAATMAIHLGVNHLEKILAELLPHYGADCPIAVIHRATWPDQDWVVGTLEDIAEKVADKGFRRTALILVGRVLGSDHFSESSLYRAGHAHLYRP; from the coding sequence ATGACCGTTTACTTCATCGGCGCCGGCCCCGGCGATCCGGAATTGATCACCGTCAAAGGCCAGCGGCTGATCCGCAGCTGCCCGGTGATCATCTACGCTGGTTCACTGGTGCCGGCGGCGGTGCTGGAAGGTCATTCGGCTGAAACCGTAGTCAACAGCGCCGAACTGCATCTGGAACAGATCATCGACCTGATCAAGACCGCCCACACCAAGGGCCAGGATGTGGCGCGAGTACATTCGGGCGATCCGGGCCTGTATGGTGCCATCGGCGAGCAGATTCGTTATCTGCGCGAGCTGCAAATCCCGTTCGAAATCATCCCCGGTGTAACGGCAACCGCCGCCTGCGCCGCGCTACTGGGCGCCGAACTCACCCTGCCGGACATCTCGCAAAGCGTGATCCTGACCCGTTATGCGGACAAGACTGCGATGCCTGCCGGCGAAGAACTGGGCAACCTGGCGCAGCACGCAGCGACCATGGCGATTCATCTGGGGGTCAATCATCTGGAGAAGATCCTCGCCGAGTTGCTGCCGCACTATGGCGCGGACTGCCCGATCGCCGTGATCCACCGGGCGACGTGGCCGGATCAGGATTGGGTCGTCGGGACGCTGGAGGACATTGCCGAAAAGGTTGCCGACAAGGGCTTTCGGCGTACAGCACTGATTCTGGTCGGGCGGGTGTTGGGCAGCGATCACTTCAGTGAATCGTCACTGTATCGCGCGGGGCATGCACATTTGTATCGACCATAA
- a CDS encoding cobalamin biosynthesis protein gives MTDDSAAPTLVVGLGCQRGCPASTLRALLDQALQAHRIELEAVKALASIDLKRDEPGLQELAAQLALPLLYFSSEELASYQQRLSHHSQIAFERTGCYGVAESAALALAEQLIQAPAKLLISRQKYAQATLALAGAA, from the coding sequence ATGACCGATGACAGCGCAGCGCCGACCCTGGTGGTCGGCCTGGGCTGCCAGCGCGGCTGCCCGGCCAGTACGCTGCGCGCCTTGCTCGACCAGGCCTTACAGGCCCATCGCATCGAACTCGAAGCGGTCAAGGCTTTGGCCAGCATCGACTTGAAACGCGACGAACCCGGCCTGCAGGAACTGGCGGCTCAACTGGCGCTGCCGTTGCTGTACTTCAGCAGCGAAGAACTGGCCAGTTATCAGCAACGACTGAGTCACCATTCACAGATCGCCTTCGAACGCACCGGTTGCTACGGCGTGGCGGAAAGCGCTGCATTGGCGCTCGCCGAACAGCTGATTCAAGCCCCGGCAAAACTGCTGATATCCCGGCAAAAATACGCCCAGGCCACACTGGCATTGGCCGGCGCAGCGTAA
- a CDS encoding CbtA family protein: MIKRIAQTAGFTGLLAALLLTLLQSFWVSPLILQAETFEKAEPVAEVHEHASGTATHTHDAEAWEPKDGWQRVVSTTGGNLVVAVGFALMLAGLYTLRAPTKTSQGLLWGLAGYATFVLAPTLGLPPELPGTAAADLASRQMWWIGTAASTAVGLALIAFGGNWLLKILGVAILAVPHVIGAPQPEVHSMLAPVALEAQFKIASQLTNVAFWLALGLISAWLFRRKSDGQYHA; encoded by the coding sequence ATGATCAAGCGTATTGCGCAGACCGCAGGTTTCACCGGCCTTCTGGCCGCCCTGCTTCTGACGTTGCTGCAAAGCTTCTGGGTATCGCCGCTGATTCTTCAGGCCGAGACCTTTGAGAAAGCCGAACCGGTGGCCGAAGTCCACGAACACGCCTCCGGTACCGCCACCCACACCCACGATGCCGAAGCCTGGGAGCCGAAAGACGGCTGGCAGCGCGTGGTTTCCACCACCGGCGGCAATCTGGTCGTTGCCGTGGGTTTCGCCCTGATGCTGGCCGGTCTGTACACCCTGCGTGCGCCGACCAAGACCTCGCAAGGCCTGCTCTGGGGGCTGGCCGGTTATGCGACTTTCGTGCTCGCCCCGACACTGGGCCTGCCGCCCGAGCTGCCGGGCACCGCCGCCGCCGACCTGGCATCGCGCCAGATGTGGTGGATCGGCACCGCCGCGTCAACCGCTGTCGGCCTGGCGTTGATCGCGTTCGGTGGCAACTGGCTGCTGAAGATCCTCGGCGTAGCGATCCTTGCTGTGCCGCACGTGATCGGCGCTCCGCAACCGGAAGTGCACTCGATGCTTGCTCCGGTAGCACTGGAAGCCCAGTTCAAAATCGCTTCGCAGCTGACCAACGTGGCGTTCTGGCTGGCCCTCGGCCTGATCAGCGCCTGGTTGTTCCGCCGCAAAAGCGATGGTCAATACCACGCATGA
- a CDS encoding CbtB domain-containing protein codes for MSIISSTGSNTDKISSTTTLSQRLTAAIFASILGASLVYFAGFSHIEAVHNAAHDTRHSAAFPCH; via the coding sequence ATGTCGATCATCAGCAGCACCGGCAGCAACACGGACAAAATCTCCAGCACCACCACCCTGAGCCAACGCCTGACCGCTGCGATCTTCGCGTCGATCCTGGGTGCCAGCCTGGTCTACTTCGCCGGTTTCTCGCACATCGAAGCGGTTCACAACGCCGCGCACGATACCCGCCACAGCGCTGCGTTCCCGTGCCACTGA